One region of Streptomyces davaonensis JCM 4913 genomic DNA includes:
- a CDS encoding ParB/RepB/Spo0J family partition protein, with the protein MSERRRIGLGRGLGALIPGPADSTAAPAAAGGAPAATPTAVPVLTTERGVAAAKVTALPPVSHETEEPSLNGAAEVPPPPMGAHFAEIPLDSISPNPRQPREVFDEDALQELITSIQEVGLLQPVVVRQLGPGRYELIMGERRWRACREAGLEAIPAIVRATDDEKLLLDALLENLHRAQLNPLEEAAAYDQLLKDFNCTHDQLADRIGRSRPQVSNTLRLLKLSPKVQNRVAAGVLSAGHARALLSVEDPEEQERLAYRVVAEGLSVRSVEEIVTLMGSRAQKAPRAKGPRAGARVSPALTDLATRLSDRFETRVKVELGQKKGKITVEFASPEDLERILNTLAPGERLALQKSLMEDGAEDSED; encoded by the coding sequence CGAGCGACGGAGGATTGGTCTGGGCCGTGGCCTGGGCGCGCTGATCCCTGGTCCGGCGGACAGCACGGCGGCTCCGGCCGCGGCGGGGGGTGCCCCGGCCGCGACGCCGACGGCTGTCCCCGTGCTCACCACCGAGCGTGGTGTGGCCGCGGCGAAGGTGACAGCGCTGCCGCCGGTTTCACATGAAACCGAGGAACCGTCACTGAACGGCGCGGCAGAGGTGCCCCCGCCCCCCATGGGCGCTCACTTCGCCGAGATCCCCCTTGACTCCATCAGCCCCAACCCGCGTCAGCCGCGTGAGGTCTTCGACGAGGACGCGCTTCAGGAGCTCATCACCTCCATCCAGGAGGTCGGTCTCCTCCAGCCGGTCGTCGTACGGCAGTTGGGTCCCGGGCGCTACGAGCTCATCATGGGCGAGCGGCGCTGGCGGGCCTGCCGTGAGGCCGGCCTGGAGGCCATCCCGGCGATCGTGCGGGCCACGGACGACGAGAAGCTCCTCCTGGACGCGCTGCTGGAGAACCTGCACCGCGCTCAGCTGAACCCGCTGGAAGAGGCCGCCGCCTACGACCAGTTGCTGAAGGACTTCAACTGCACGCACGACCAGCTGGCGGACCGCATCGGCAGGTCCCGCCCGCAGGTCTCCAACACTCTGCGTCTGCTGAAGCTTTCGCCGAAGGTGCAGAACCGGGTGGCTGCCGGCGTTCTGTCCGCCGGGCACGCGCGAGCGCTGCTCTCCGTGGAGGACCCCGAGGAGCAGGAGCGGCTGGCCTACCGAGTGGTGGCCGAGGGCCTCTCCGTCCGGTCCGTCGAGGAGATCGTCACCTTGATGGGTTCCCGGGCGCAGAAGGCGCCGAGGGCCAAGGGCCCGCGGGCCGGTGCCCGGGTCTCCCCGGCGCTGACCGACCTGGCGACCCGGCTCTCGGACCGTTTCGAGACGCGGGTGAAGGTCGAGCTGGGCCAGAAGAAGGGCAAGATCACCGTCGAGTTCGCCTCGCCGGAGGATCTGGAGCGGATCCTGAACACCCTCGCCCCGGGCGAGCGGCTCGCTCTCCAGAAGAGCCTCATGGAGGACGGTGCGGAGGACTCCGAGGACTGA